Proteins co-encoded in one Pseudorhizobium banfieldiae genomic window:
- the gltA gene encoding citrate synthase has translation MTDKSANLVLGNKNVELGVKSGTIGPDVIDIGALYKETGAFTYDPGFTSTASCESKITYIDGDEGVLLHRGYPIEQLAEHGDFLETCYLLLYGELPTAAQKKDFDYRVTHHTMVHEQMTRFFTGFRRDAHPMAVMCGCVGALSAFYHDSTDITDPHQRMVASLRMIAKMPTIAAMAYKYHVGQPFVYPQNDLDYASNFLRMCFAVPCEEYKVNPVLARAMDRIFILHADHEQNASTSTVRLAGSSGANPFACIAAGIACLWGPAHGGANEAALNMLTEIGSVDRIPEFIARAKDKNDPFRLMGFGHRVYKNYDPRAKIMQKTTHEVLAELGHKDDPLLQVAMELERIALTDEYFIEKKLYPNIDFYSGITLKAMGFPTTMFTVLFALARTVGWIAQWAEMVEDPQQRIGRPRQLYTGAPKRDYVPVSKR, from the coding sequence ATGACGGATAAGAGCGCAAATCTGGTACTGGGTAACAAGAACGTCGAGTTGGGCGTGAAATCCGGAACGATCGGTCCGGACGTTATCGACATCGGTGCCCTCTACAAGGAAACCGGGGCCTTCACCTACGACCCCGGATTTACCTCTACCGCTTCGTGCGAATCGAAGATCACCTACATCGACGGGGACGAAGGCGTCCTGCTGCATCGCGGCTACCCGATCGAGCAGCTGGCCGAGCACGGCGACTTCCTCGAAACCTGCTATCTGCTTCTCTACGGCGAACTGCCGACCGCTGCGCAGAAGAAGGACTTCGACTACCGCGTCACGCACCACACCATGGTGCACGAGCAGATGACGCGCTTCTTCACCGGTTTCCGCCGTGACGCCCACCCCATGGCGGTCATGTGCGGCTGTGTCGGCGCTCTCTCGGCCTTCTATCACGACTCTACCGACATCACCGACCCGCATCAGCGGATGGTCGCTTCGCTGCGCATGATCGCCAAGATGCCGACGATCGCCGCGATGGCCTACAAGTACCATGTCGGCCAGCCCTTCGTTTACCCGCAGAACGATCTCGACTACGCGTCGAACTTCCTGCGCATGTGCTTCGCCGTCCCTTGCGAGGAATACAAGGTGAACCCGGTCCTCGCCCGTGCCATGGATCGCATCTTCATCCTGCACGCCGACCATGAGCAGAATGCCTCCACGTCGACGGTCCGCCTCGCCGGTTCGTCGGGCGCCAATCCGTTCGCCTGCATTGCAGCCGGCATTGCCTGCCTCTGGGGCCCTGCGCATGGCGGCGCCAACGAAGCTGCGCTCAACATGCTCACGGAAATCGGCAGCGTCGATCGCATCCCGGAATTCATCGCCCGGGCGAAGGACAAGAACGACCCGTTCCGCCTGATGGGCTTCGGGCATCGCGTCTACAAGAACTACGACCCGCGCGCCAAGATCATGCAGAAGACCACGCACGAGGTCCTGGCCGAACTCGGCCACAAGGACGACCCGCTGCTGCAGGTCGCCATGGAGCTGGAGCGCATCGCCCTGACGGACGAGTACTTCATCGAGAAGAAGCTCTACCCGAACATCGACTTCTATTCGGGCATCACTCTGAAGGCGATGGGCTTCCCGACCACCATGTTCACCGTGCTGTTCGCGCTTGCCCGTACCGTCGGCTGGATCGCCCAGTGGGCCGAAATGGTCGAGGATCCGCAGCAGCGCATCGGTCGCCCGCGGCAGCTCTATACCGGGGCACCGAAGCGGGACTATGTTCCCGTCTCCAAGCGCTGA
- a CDS encoding ComEC/Rec2 family competence protein, with protein sequence MPQQGLLREQSGPGVVSAPAVAGSVRDAGERPAPILADIRFRRPEPLSLVNVARLMERLPAQVRRLLEEEVAHGHAFLFLPVLVGAGAVFWFTLPRDPPAQIPLVLFLAFAIAAIVVQHRSGRLPLLLFAPTLVLAGMALAQFETWRHATVILDSPVTTTVAGEVHRREPAGEGRWRYFIRVQQTEQPTLRRPPSDVVLLARGKHRPFEAGDAIRGRARLSPPSGPALPGLNDFAFRSFHDGIGAIGFFYGAPQAAVPSQAAALDWGRALERWIFSLRSMIADRIRSVVPGDAGAFAAAIVTDERRAISRETTEALRISGLAHIVAISGLNMALAAGIFFVGLRSCLCLFTGFAQAWPVKKIAATGALLMATAYYLVSGFAVSAERAYLMMAVMLIAVWFDRAAISLRNIALAALIMLAMAPSEIMGPSFQMSFAATAALVAGYAYWSRRGAGEDPEPSIFARGRLAPVLTGWHWMAGIFATSLIGGLSTAIYSMEHFHRLAGYGLAANLAVMPIISFVVMPAGLLGMLLMPLGLDAPLLKLMGLGLEAVIAVAKHVASWGGDVGTGRQHPWFLSIASIGFLILALLRTRLRLVGVPIMALAFALSSQANRLPQPDILISDDGALVALWNDGVATNRTRSPAFVFDQWQRALLLPEPVPPVMSPASDLGIAAAGHPSVKAALTDEQRDRIRSEMSSTLALAAADAGRFHCLPKLWCVAVAREGGVSIAVVEDPRLAGSACDLAALVVAPRARFDECRSGAVLLNGASLRKTGAIEIYLNGSPDPSLWRINAASAGTRRPWTSHRFYDWRTDRFDETLPEPLLRMISGSGG encoded by the coding sequence ATGCCGCAGCAGGGCCTACTTCGGGAGCAGTCCGGGCCGGGTGTGGTTTCCGCTCCCGCAGTGGCAGGCAGCGTCCGTGATGCTGGCGAGAGGCCGGCGCCGATCCTTGCAGATATCCGGTTTCGAAGACCGGAGCCGTTGAGCCTCGTCAACGTCGCGCGGTTGATGGAACGCCTTCCGGCGCAGGTGCGCAGGCTGCTGGAGGAGGAAGTCGCCCATGGCCACGCCTTCCTGTTCCTGCCCGTGCTTGTCGGGGCCGGTGCGGTCTTCTGGTTCACGCTTCCCCGCGATCCGCCGGCGCAAATCCCGCTGGTGCTCTTCCTCGCGTTCGCAATCGCGGCGATCGTCGTCCAACACCGTTCCGGAAGGCTCCCGCTGCTTCTCTTTGCGCCGACGCTTGTTCTGGCGGGGATGGCCCTTGCGCAGTTCGAGACCTGGCGGCATGCCACCGTGATCCTCGACTCCCCCGTTACCACGACCGTTGCAGGCGAGGTGCATCGACGCGAGCCGGCGGGTGAAGGCAGGTGGCGCTACTTCATTCGTGTTCAGCAAACGGAGCAGCCGACCCTCAGGCGACCGCCGAGCGACGTGGTTCTTCTCGCCCGCGGCAAGCACCGGCCATTCGAGGCAGGCGATGCCATCCGGGGGCGCGCCCGTCTGTCTCCGCCTTCCGGGCCTGCGCTGCCCGGCCTGAATGATTTTGCCTTCCGCTCCTTTCATGATGGCATCGGGGCGATTGGCTTCTTCTACGGTGCGCCACAGGCGGCAGTCCCTTCGCAGGCCGCAGCGCTGGACTGGGGCCGGGCCCTCGAGAGATGGATCTTCTCCCTGCGCAGCATGATCGCCGACCGGATACGCAGCGTAGTACCAGGGGACGCGGGTGCGTTCGCAGCAGCCATTGTCACCGATGAGAGACGTGCGATCTCCCGAGAAACGACGGAGGCCCTGCGCATCTCCGGCCTTGCCCATATCGTGGCGATCTCCGGGCTCAACATGGCGCTTGCGGCCGGTATCTTCTTCGTCGGACTGCGCAGTTGCCTCTGCCTCTTCACCGGCTTCGCCCAGGCGTGGCCGGTGAAGAAGATCGCCGCCACCGGGGCGCTGCTCATGGCCACTGCCTACTATCTCGTCTCCGGCTTTGCGGTCTCTGCAGAGCGAGCCTACTTGATGATGGCGGTGATGCTCATCGCCGTATGGTTCGACCGCGCCGCAATCAGCCTTCGCAATATCGCATTGGCGGCCCTCATCATGCTGGCAATGGCCCCCTCCGAGATCATGGGGCCGAGCTTCCAGATGTCATTCGCGGCGACGGCCGCGCTGGTCGCGGGTTATGCCTATTGGAGCCGGCGCGGCGCAGGGGAGGATCCGGAACCATCGATCTTCGCCCGGGGCAGGCTCGCGCCGGTGCTGACCGGCTGGCACTGGATGGCGGGGATTTTTGCAACTTCGCTGATCGGCGGATTGTCGACGGCGATCTATTCGATGGAGCACTTTCACCGGCTTGCCGGCTATGGCCTGGCGGCCAACCTCGCCGTCATGCCGATCATCTCGTTCGTGGTCATGCCGGCCGGCCTGCTTGGCATGTTGCTGATGCCGCTCGGGCTCGACGCGCCCCTCCTGAAACTGATGGGTCTGGGGCTGGAGGCGGTCATCGCGGTCGCAAAGCACGTGGCCAGCTGGGGTGGAGACGTCGGCACCGGCCGGCAGCACCCCTGGTTCCTGTCGATCGCCTCGATCGGGTTCCTGATCCTCGCCCTGTTGCGCACCCGGCTTCGGCTGGTCGGCGTACCGATCATGGCGCTCGCCTTCGCGCTGAGCTCGCAGGCGAACCGACTGCCCCAACCTGATATTCTGATCTCCGACGACGGCGCGCTGGTGGCACTGTGGAACGATGGCGTTGCCACCAACCGCACGCGCTCGCCGGCGTTTGTCTTCGACCAGTGGCAGCGCGCTCTGCTGCTTCCCGAGCCCGTCCCTCCGGTCATGTCTCCGGCAAGTGACCTCGGCATTGCGGCGGCAGGCCATCCTTCTGTGAAAGCCGCGCTGACGGACGAGCAGCGTGACCGGATCCGTTCGGAGATGTCGTCAACGCTCGCTCTCGCCGCAGCTGATGCGGGCCGGTTCCATTGCCTGCCCAAGCTGTGGTGCGTGGCGGTGGCCCGTGAGGGCGGAGTCAGTATTGCCGTGGTTGAGGATCCGCGACTTGCGGGAAGCGCCTGCGATCTGGCGGCGCTGGTTGTCGCCCCTCGCGCGCGGTTCGACGAATGTCGCTCGGGTGCCGTGCTGTTGAACGGCGCAAGCCTGAGAAAGACTGGCGCGATCGAAATCTACTTGAATGGCAGTCCCGACCCGTCCCTGTGGCGGATCAACGCGGCCAGTGCCGGTACCCGCCGTCCGTGGACCAGCCACCGCTTCTATGACTGGCGCACCGACCGCTTCGACGAAACCCTTCCCGAACCGTTGCTTCGAATGATCAGTGGTAGCGGCGGATGA
- the lexA gene encoding transcriptional repressor LexA, which yields MLTRKQQELLLFIHERMKESGVPPSFDEMKDALDLASKSGIHRLITALEERGFIRRLPNRARALEVIKLPEAYSTSLQPRRGFSPSVIEGSLGKQKPAPPPSPIAASNENASTSVPVMGRIAAGVPISAIQNNTHDIAVPVEMLGAGEHYALEVKGDSMIEAGILDGDTVIIRNGQTASPGDIVVALVDEEEATLKRFRRRGASIALEAANPAYETRILPADRVKVQGKLVGLIRRYH from the coding sequence ATGCTCACGCGCAAACAGCAGGAACTGCTTCTTTTCATTCACGAGAGGATGAAGGAGTCGGGCGTGCCTCCGTCCTTCGACGAGATGAAGGATGCGCTCGATCTGGCGTCGAAGTCGGGCATTCACCGGCTGATCACGGCGCTCGAGGAGCGTGGCTTCATCCGCCGGCTGCCCAATCGGGCGCGAGCACTCGAGGTCATCAAGCTGCCGGAAGCCTACAGCACCAGCCTGCAGCCGCGCCGCGGCTTCTCGCCGAGCGTCATCGAGGGCAGCCTTGGCAAGCAGAAGCCGGCACCGCCCCCCTCGCCGATCGCCGCAAGCAACGAGAACGCAAGCACGAGCGTGCCGGTCATGGGACGCATCGCGGCGGGCGTGCCGATCTCGGCAATCCAGAACAATACGCATGATATTGCGGTGCCTGTCGAAATGCTTGGCGCCGGCGAGCACTATGCACTGGAGGTCAAGGGCGACTCGATGATTGAGGCGGGGATCCTGGATGGCGATACGGTCATCATCCGCAACGGCCAGACAGCCAGCCCCGGGGACATTGTCGTGGCCCTCGTCGATGAAGAGGAGGCAACGCTGAAGCGGTTCCGCCGCCGCGGCGCCTCGATCGCGCTGGAGGCTGCCAACCCGGCCTATGAGACTCGCATCCTTCCCGCCGATCGGGTGAAGGTTCAGGGAAAGCTCGTCGGCCTCATCCGCCGCTACCACTGA
- the kdsA gene encoding 3-deoxy-8-phosphooctulonate synthase, producing MKPNPEVVVGDGEGRVLFSQSSRIALIAGPCQMESRDHAFMIAGRLKELCAELGIGLVYKSSFDKANRTSLSGKRGIGLDKAMEIFADLKKEFGFPVLTDVHTEEHCALVAPIVDILQIPAFLCRQTDLLIAAAKTGRAINVKKGQFLAPWDMKNVQAKFTASGNPNVLLCERGASFGYNTLVSDMRSLPIMAAMGSPVVFDATHSVQQPGGQGGSSGGQREFVETLARAAVAVGVAGLFIETHEDPDNAPSDGPNMVHLKDMRRLLEKLLAFDAVAKAA from the coding sequence ATGAAGCCCAATCCCGAAGTTGTCGTGGGTGACGGCGAAGGCCGGGTGCTGTTCTCCCAGTCGAGCCGCATCGCACTGATAGCGGGCCCCTGCCAGATGGAGAGCCGTGACCACGCCTTCATGATCGCCGGAAGGCTCAAGGAACTCTGCGCCGAGCTCGGGATCGGCCTCGTCTACAAGTCCTCCTTTGACAAGGCGAACCGGACATCTTTGTCGGGCAAGCGTGGCATCGGCCTGGACAAGGCCATGGAGATATTCGCGGACCTGAAGAAGGAGTTCGGATTCCCGGTGCTCACCGACGTTCATACCGAGGAGCATTGCGCGCTCGTCGCGCCGATAGTCGATATCCTGCAGATACCGGCCTTCCTTTGCCGCCAGACCGATCTGCTGATCGCCGCCGCAAAGACCGGTCGCGCCATCAACGTCAAGAAGGGCCAGTTCCTGGCGCCCTGGGACATGAAGAACGTCCAGGCCAAGTTCACCGCAAGCGGCAATCCGAACGTGCTTCTCTGCGAGCGTGGCGCCTCCTTCGGCTACAATACGCTGGTCTCGGACATGCGCTCGCTGCCGATCATGGCCGCCATGGGGTCGCCGGTCGTCTTCGATGCCACCCATTCCGTGCAGCAGCCCGGCGGGCAGGGCGGTTCATCCGGTGGCCAGCGCGAATTCGTCGAGACGCTGGCGCGCGCGGCAGTGGCGGTCGGCGTCGCCGGCCTCTTCATCGAGACGCACGAGGACCCGGACAATGCGCCCTCCGATGGCCCGAACATGGTTCATCTGAAAGACATGCGACGGCTCCTGGAAAAGCTTCTGGCCTTCGATGCCGTCGCCAAGGCTGCCTAG
- the eno gene encoding phosphopyruvate hydratase, with product MTAITDIIAREILDSRGNPTVEVDVYLEDGSMGRAAVPSGASTGAHEAVELRDGGKRYGGKGVEKAVEAVNTEIFDAIGGFDAESQIHIDKTLIALDGTPNKSRLGANAILGVSLAVAKAAADSSGLPLYRYVGGAGAHVLPVPMMNIINGGAHADNPIDFQEFMIMPVGAESLRDAVRIGAEVFHVLKKELAAQGHNTNVGDEGGFAPGLKSAPEALDFIMRSVEKAGYKPGDDVCLALDCASTEFFKDGKYAMEGEGRTLEPGAMAEYLAELAGKYPIISIEDGMAEDDWDGWKSLTDLVGSKCQLVGDDLFVTNSARLRDGIKMGVANSILVKVNQIGSLTETLDAVETAHKAAYTAVMSHRSGETEDSTIADLAVATNCGQIKTGSLSRSDRLAKYNQLIRIEEMLGPQAVYAGRSILKA from the coding sequence ATGACCGCCATTACCGATATCATCGCACGCGAAATCCTCGACAGCCGCGGCAATCCGACCGTGGAGGTCGATGTCTACCTGGAGGATGGCAGCATGGGCCGCGCGGCTGTCCCCTCGGGCGCTTCCACCGGCGCCCACGAGGCGGTGGAACTGCGCGATGGCGGCAAGCGCTATGGCGGCAAGGGCGTTGAGAAGGCGGTCGAGGCGGTCAATACCGAGATTTTCGATGCCATCGGCGGCTTCGATGCCGAAAGCCAGATCCACATCGACAAGACTTTGATCGCCCTCGATGGCACGCCCAACAAGTCGCGCCTCGGCGCCAATGCCATACTGGGTGTCTCGCTCGCCGTTGCCAAGGCAGCGGCCGATTCCTCCGGCCTGCCGCTCTACCGCTATGTCGGCGGCGCCGGCGCACATGTCCTGCCGGTACCGATGATGAACATCATCAACGGCGGCGCTCATGCCGACAATCCGATCGACTTCCAGGAATTCATGATCATGCCGGTCGGCGCGGAGAGCCTTCGTGACGCGGTTCGTATCGGTGCGGAAGTGTTCCACGTCCTGAAGAAGGAACTCGCGGCCCAGGGCCACAACACCAATGTCGGCGACGAGGGTGGCTTTGCCCCGGGCCTGAAGAGCGCACCGGAAGCCCTCGATTTCATCATGCGCTCGGTGGAAAAGGCCGGCTACAAGCCCGGTGACGATGTCTGCCTCGCACTGGATTGCGCCTCGACCGAATTCTTCAAGGACGGCAAGTACGCCATGGAAGGCGAGGGCCGCACGTTGGAACCCGGTGCCATGGCCGAATACCTGGCGGAACTCGCCGGAAAATATCCGATCATCTCCATCGAGGACGGCATGGCCGAGGACGACTGGGATGGCTGGAAGTCGCTCACCGATCTCGTCGGCTCCAAGTGCCAGCTCGTTGGCGACGATCTTTTTGTCACGAACTCCGCCCGCCTGCGCGACGGCATCAAGATGGGTGTCGCCAACTCCATCCTCGTCAAGGTCAATCAGATCGGCTCGCTGACCGAGACGCTGGATGCCGTCGAGACCGCACACAAGGCCGCCTATACCGCGGTCATGTCGCACCGCTCGGGCGAGACAGAGGATTCGACCATCGCCGATCTGGCGGTCGCTACCAATTGCGGGCAGATCAAGACCGGATCGCTCTCGCGTTCGGACCGGCTTGCCAAGTACAACCAGCTGATCCGTATCGAAGAAATGCTGGGCCCGCAGGCAGTCTATGCCGGCAGGTCCATTCTCAAGGCCTGA
- a CDS encoding FtsB family cell division protein, translating to MWTKHHKERKLGRFVLPLITVAFLSYFGYHSVNGELGLIATENFERQRLDRLAELQRLTDKRQALERQVQLLSDGSLEKDMLDEIARYQLNVAREDEIVIFNNYF from the coding sequence ATGTGGACCAAGCACCATAAGGAAAGAAAACTCGGTCGATTCGTGCTCCCGCTCATAACCGTCGCCTTCCTTTCCTATTTCGGCTATCATTCGGTCAACGGCGAGCTCGGGCTCATTGCTACCGAAAACTTCGAGCGGCAGCGGCTCGATCGGCTGGCGGAACTCCAGCGACTGACAGACAAGCGGCAGGCTCTGGAGCGTCAGGTGCAGCTCCTCAGCGATGGTTCGCTGGAAAAAGACATGCTGGACGAGATCGCGCGTTACCAGTTGAACGTCGCGCGCGAGGACGAAATCGTGATCTTCAACAACTATTTCTAG
- the pdhA gene encoding pyruvate dehydrogenase (acetyl-transferring) E1 component subunit alpha, with protein sequence MAPRKTASVSGRKSAAKPARKDFTGGTIAEFDKEQELQAYRDMLLIRRFEEKAGQLYGMGFIGGFCHLYIGQEAVVVGMQMALKEGDQVITGYRDHGHMLATGMSARGVMAELTGRRGGYSKGKGGSMHMFSKEKHFYGGHGIVGAQVSLGTGLAFANKYRGNDSVSTAYFGDGAANQGQVYESFNMANLWKLPIVYVIENNRYAMGTSVSRASAQTDFSQRGASFGIPGYQVDGMDVRAVKAAADEAVSYCRSGKGPIILEMLTYRYRGHSMSDPAKYRSKDEVQKMRSEHDPIEQVKNRLLDKGWASEDQLKTIDKDVRDIVSDSADFAQNDPEPDTSELYTDILL encoded by the coding sequence ATGGCGCCGAGAAAAACCGCGTCTGTATCCGGCCGCAAATCCGCGGCAAAGCCTGCAAGAAAAGATTTCACCGGCGGCACGATTGCCGAGTTCGACAAGGAGCAGGAGCTCCAGGCTTACCGCGACATGCTGCTGATCAGGCGGTTTGAGGAGAAGGCCGGCCAGCTCTATGGCATGGGGTTCATCGGCGGCTTCTGTCACCTCTATATCGGCCAGGAAGCGGTCGTCGTCGGGATGCAGATGGCGCTCAAGGAAGGCGACCAGGTCATCACCGGCTATCGTGACCACGGCCACATGCTGGCCACCGGCATGAGTGCACGGGGCGTCATGGCAGAACTGACGGGACGTCGGGGCGGCTATTCCAAGGGGAAGGGCGGCTCCATGCACATGTTCTCCAAGGAAAAGCACTTCTACGGCGGCCACGGCATTGTCGGTGCCCAGGTCTCCCTCGGCACGGGTCTTGCCTTCGCCAACAAGTATCGCGGCAATGACAGCGTCTCGACTGCCTATTTCGGGGATGGCGCCGCCAACCAGGGGCAGGTCTATGAGAGCTTCAACATGGCCAACCTGTGGAAGCTGCCGATCGTCTATGTGATCGAGAACAACCGCTACGCCATGGGCACCTCCGTCTCGCGCGCCTCTGCGCAGACCGATTTCTCCCAGCGGGGCGCCTCCTTCGGCATTCCGGGATACCAGGTGGACGGGATGGACGTCCGCGCCGTCAAGGCTGCTGCGGACGAAGCGGTCTCCTACTGCCGCTCCGGCAAGGGCCCGATCATCTTGGAAATGCTCACCTACCGCTATCGCGGCCACTCCATGTCCGACCCGGCGAAGTACCGCTCCAAGGACGAAGTGCAGAAGATGCGTTCGGAACACGATCCGATCGAGCAGGTCAAGAACCGCCTGCTCGACAAGGGCTGGGCATCGGAAGACCAGTTGAAGACGATCGACAAGGACGTCCGCGACATCGTCTCCGACTCCGCCGACTTTGCCCAGAACGATCCGGAGCCGGATACCTCCGAGCTCTACACCGACATTCTGCTCTGA
- a CDS encoding pyruvate dehydrogenase complex E1 component subunit beta, which yields MPIDILMPALSPTMEEGTLSKWLKKEGDTVASGDVIAEIETDKATMEVEAVDEGVIGKLLVEAGTENVKVNTPIAVLLQEGENADSISAEKPAQPEAAKADADTPAATSDAAGGKAREAKDEPASSADNKVPAQPKVDVAADPDIPEGTEMVSTTVREALRDAMAEEMRRDETVFVMGEEVAEYQGAYKVTQGLLQEFGPRRVVDTPITEHGFAGVGVGAAMAGLRPIVEFMTFNFAMQAIDQIINSAAKTLYMSGGQMGAPMVFRGPNGAAARVAAQHSQDYAAWYSSIPGLKVVMPYTAADAKGLLKAAIRDPNPVIFLENEILYGQSFDVPKMDDFVLPIGKARIHKQGKDATIVSFGIGMTYATKAVAELEKEGIDVELIDLRTLRPMDLPTVIESVKKTGRLVTVEEGYPQNSVGTEIATRVMQQAFDYLDAPILTIAGKDVPMPYAANLEKLALPNVGEVVQAVKTVCYK from the coding sequence ATGCCAATCGATATCCTCATGCCCGCCCTTTCTCCGACCATGGAAGAGGGCACCCTCAGCAAGTGGCTGAAGAAGGAAGGCGACACGGTCGCGTCCGGTGACGTCATTGCTGAAATCGAGACCGACAAGGCGACCATGGAAGTGGAAGCCGTGGATGAAGGCGTGATCGGCAAGCTGCTGGTCGAGGCCGGCACCGAAAACGTCAAGGTCAATACGCCGATTGCCGTGCTGCTGCAGGAAGGCGAGAACGCTGATTCCATTTCGGCGGAAAAGCCCGCCCAGCCGGAAGCGGCAAAGGCCGATGCCGATACGCCGGCCGCGACCTCGGACGCTGCAGGCGGCAAGGCGCGCGAAGCCAAGGACGAGCCTGCCTCGTCAGCCGACAACAAGGTCCCGGCACAGCCGAAGGTCGACGTCGCTGCCGATCCGGATATTCCGGAAGGCACCGAGATGGTCTCCACCACCGTCCGCGAAGCACTGCGTGACGCCATGGCCGAAGAAATGCGCCGTGACGAGACCGTCTTCGTCATGGGCGAGGAAGTTGCCGAATACCAGGGCGCCTACAAGGTGACCCAGGGCCTGCTGCAGGAATTCGGACCCCGCCGTGTCGTCGACACCCCGATCACCGAGCACGGCTTTGCCGGCGTCGGCGTCGGTGCGGCCATGGCCGGCCTTCGCCCGATCGTCGAGTTCATGACCTTCAACTTCGCCATGCAAGCGATTGACCAGATCATCAACTCTGCCGCCAAGACGCTTTACATGTCCGGCGGCCAGATGGGCGCGCCGATGGTCTTTCGCGGCCCGAACGGTGCTGCTGCCCGCGTGGCGGCCCAGCACAGCCAGGACTACGCGGCCTGGTATTCCAGCATTCCCGGCCTGAAGGTGGTCATGCCCTACACGGCGGCCGATGCGAAGGGCCTGCTGAAAGCGGCCATCCGGGATCCGAACCCGGTGATCTTCCTGGAAAACGAGATCCTCTACGGCCAGTCCTTCGACGTGCCGAAGATGGATGATTTCGTCCTGCCGATCGGCAAGGCCCGCATCCACAAGCAGGGCAAGGACGCGACGATCGTCTCCTTCGGCATCGGCATGACCTATGCGACGAAGGCGGTCGCCGAACTGGAGAAGGAAGGCATCGACGTCGAACTGATCGATCTCCGCACCCTGCGCCCGATGGACCTGCCCACCGTCATCGAATCGGTGAAGAAGACCGGCCGTCTCGTCACCGTCGAGGAAGGCTATCCGCAGAACTCGGTGGGCACGGAAATCGCCACCCGCGTCATGCAGCAGGCCTTTGACTATCTCGATGCGCCGATCCTGACGATTGCCGGCAAGGACGTGCCGATGCCTTATGCGGCCAACCTCGAGAAGCTGGCCCTGCCGAATGTCGGCGAGGTCGTCCAGGCGGTGAAGACCGTCTGCTACAAGTAA